A window of Oryza glaberrima chromosome 2, OglaRS2, whole genome shotgun sequence genomic DNA:
TTCTCTGCTGTTATAATATGCATCAACAATAGCACTTGCCCAAGTGTGTAATACCTCTGGACTCCTGCAATCCACTAACTATGTCACCAAGACTTGACAAGAGAAAGGAAGAACAGCCACAGAATCTATTATGAAAGGGATTTCAATATATTGAACACTTACGTGTATAATGTATCAACATTATCCCCCTGAAGTTCAGGCCCAGGAGTAAATGCGTCATTCAATGCACTCAAGCGTTCTTCTGGATCCTCAATCATTATAAGATGCTTTAGTATTCTGATATCCTTTGGCATTTGTCTCTGGAGATTGGCTACTGCAGCCATGTATAGATGAAACATTATATCTTTAGCCTGCACAATGTATTGCATTCCAGTGAGCACTCAAACTGATGAATTTGTAAATTAGGTACATATATGGCATAGCTACTCTATGTTCCAAATGGTACTTGAATGCTTTTCTGTTTTACCTCAGATTTTGTTATGTCAGTACCCTTTGCAGCTGACCAAGCTTTTGAAAGCATTAAGACTAATGCAGAATCCAATTCCTTTTTCTCAGCTAAGTCATCTATCTTTCTGCATGCAGCATCCACGGAAGGTGAATTCAGTATATCTTTCAACTTTAATTCAGCAGCACTCAGAGCTTCAAGACTCCCAGATGTGTCATCATGAGCTTGCAGAGCATCTACACAATCATTTCCAAGTTGTGCCAATTCTGCGAGCAAACCAGtcaaaaaggaaaatgatgAGCTCCCAAAATACTTTGGGCTGAAAATAAAGGGAAAAAATTATGTTCCAACTATACAAGCAATTAGACCCATGCTACATATTGTACAATAGCATGATATACATTCAGTAAGGACTGAGAAAACTAGAAAATAGCTGTTGTTGGTGGTGTAGTGTATCTATATTCCTCGACATGTGATTCATATGGGAAGTTACTAGGGGCTTAATACAAGGAAAGCTATGCAGAGTACCAACATATGTTACAATAAAAGGCCAAATGTTGCAAATAGACGTTCTTGTGTATGTCTCACCTCTTTGTTTTTCAGGGTCATCATGATAAGACTCTGCAACATAATAAAGGTGGTTGAAAAATTCCACCGTGAAATCTTTACGGCGCTTAGCAATAACAGAACCAATTTCATCAGATGGTGTAGATTTTACTACTTCAAGTAGTTCATTATGCCTTTGTACATCTTCATCTATCTGAAAAGTGAGCGAGGAAAAAAACTGTTATGAATAAAGGCTAAATTTAATAGTTGAAATAAAGCATAGATAGGCTTCCTGGAAACCACTAAAGTGAATCACCTCTTTCAGTTTTCTAGCAAGCCTGAGAAGATTGTGCTTCATCTCAGGGTTTGATTCTGCATCTGCTCTTTCCTGACAGCGTTTGAAAAAATGTGGCCTTATGTTATCCCATTCCCTGCTAAAAGACAATAACTTTCTCCAATCTGTTGGTGTAGGCTTATCGACCATAAATACACCAATTAACTTGTCAGATATTTTAATcattttttggttttctttagACGTCTGGTTTGTCTTGGCAACCCTTCCTGCCAGATTATCTTCATGTGATGAAATACTCGTAGCAACATTTGTAGATCCACTGCTTGAGGGCATGTTTTCTGTATAATCCTCAGGAACTGCTGTCACATCACCAACTGCTTCTAGATTAGAGCATCGTG
This region includes:
- the LOC127764689 gene encoding uncharacterized protein At4g37920, with product MAMPAAPSCQAPPTGLPLLTPPPAARTLSFARRLRSHGAATAAASPAASKGHLFLSQRQPRCSNLEAVGDVTAVPEDYTENMPSSSGSTNVATSISSHEDNLAGRVAKTNQTSKENQKMIKISDKLIGVFMVDKPTPTDWRKLLSFSREWDNIRPHFFKRCQERADAESNPEMKHNLLRLARKLKEIDEDVQRHNELLEVVKSTPSDEIGSVIAKRRKDFTVEFFNHLYYVAESYHDDPEKQRELAQLGNDCVDALQAHDDTSGSLEALSAAELKLKDILNSPSVDAACRKIDDLAEKKELDSALVLMLSKAWSAAKGTDITKSEAKDIMFHLYMAAVANLQRQMPKDIRILKHLIMIEDPEERLSALNDAFTPGPELQGDNVDTLYTSPEVLHTWASAIVDAYYNSREGTLLRQARDLMNPKIIKRVEEILKLIKDKYL